TGGTTTTGCATGCCTCTCTGTTTTTGTcagtatatgtgtctgtgtgtcttatGTGTCGTCGTGGTCTGTGCattttgtctctgtgtgcagtatatgtgttcgtgttgtgtgtgagttagtCGGGTGAGTGAACTTTActgcgtctgtgtttgtgtcagcatatgtatctgtgtgtcagtTACTCCGCAAGTGTCTTTGTTTGTGTCAGTATATATATTGGTGCGCGCGCTTCTGAATGTGCCTCACTCTGGGTGTGGATGTGAGAGGGCCTGTATGTTCTCATGGGTGTTTAAATTATCTTCCCAAAGGCCACCCGGGGCCCAGCTCGGGGTGGGCGTGGCACGGCACAGTCAGGAATGACCCAGATGGGGGACAGTTTGCGGTTGCGAtcgctctccatctcctcctggATCTGCTCGGCCCtggccagctcctccagctccggcAGGGCCCTGGGGCTCCAGTCGACCCGGAACTTGTCTCTGCAGTCCCAGGGGTTCACCATCACCCCCGGGGGCTGCTCCCCAAACAGGCAGTCTGCCGGGAGACAGCAGTGAAACCGTACGCTCAGGTAATATTCGCTCAGGTAAATATCaggtaatataatatataatataatgtttgCACGATACGTGggtcaaataattattcaaaatactGCACAAATCAGACAccagtacaaaaacaaaaaggccgTAGAGTAGGATACTGGCAGTcaacaaataacaataaatctATTGTCAATATTCAACATTCAGCGTTCTTCTTTCATATGATCGTACGTTTTGGTTTGGTTGAATGTTTCGTGTGAATTCCCAAGGATCTGCAGCAATTTTCCATAATTATTTGACCCACCTCTGCTTTTTGTCTCGTGTGTTTCTGCATGCTGAGCTGTGGATGGGTCATCATCATGTAATTTATCATTTCTTATAAATTTATTAATAATTCCCTCCCACGGCAGTGGAGGCCAATGTTCTATGTTGTTCAAGCAAATTTAGTGACACAGCAGTTGAGTAAAGCTAACCTGTAAAGACTCATTTACGATGGGAGAGTCATGGTTATGTATTACCAGGCAGTTTAGCTGGAATAAAGATGAATTAATTTACAACATTAATTATCATTAAAGGTTGTGGGCAGAACACGTGCATGGATATTTCAGCCAATCCATAAAGCAATGAAGACCTACCCGTAATGATTTTTGTTATCTGTTCATGGAAAATACCAAGCATGGTAATCTGCCTGTCTGAAGGTCAAGCAATAAATCCTTCTAGTGGATCTCCTCCAAGAACATTAAATACTTGTGTATTGTGTAAGTGTATTGTTATCCCCTCtataaaaaactttaaaagctgtttttacatttatttaaggtGCAACTTTAAGGTCAGCATCCATAATGAAATACTGTGGGGGCATAAATAAGGCAGAAATTTGgtttcatgcattttattaaaaacgGACTATTATAATTCAGCTGTATTTGATTTTGTAAGGTTATTAGCCACAAAACCCACAAAACCTGATTGAGATCAAAAGACGGGAAGTGATGTGACTGAAGGGGGTCTTTAGAGTGGGGGTAATGGGATGGCAACTACGCAGTGCATTGTA
This is a stretch of genomic DNA from Anguilla rostrata isolate EN2019 chromosome 4, ASM1855537v3, whole genome shotgun sequence. It encodes these proteins:
- the smim24 gene encoding small integral membrane protein 24 translates to METNRMPRDPQEDSFFEKYKPASWDGVTLPNHVVYLPLAMAAVLLLALYAITRHLITGLIHDLADCLFGEQPPGVMVNPWDCRDKFRVDWSPRALPELEELARAEQIQEEMESDRNRKLSPIWVIPDCAVPRPPRAGPRVAFGKII